A portion of the Vibrio coralliirubri genome contains these proteins:
- the treR gene encoding trehalose operon repressor TreR: MSKKLTILDIAKLSGVGKSTVSRVLTNDPKVKPETRERVERVIQESGYTPSKSAQSMRGGSQKVIGVIISRLDSPSENKAVSTMLAELYRADYDVVIMESQLDRDKANEHLQVLKRRNVDGIIVFGFTDCDIPAIEAWEHKAVVIALDTENVTSINYDNQQVINSALAHLSDQGISDVGFIGVDPSDKSTGELRLKAYLDWCESTGVIANYRTGQLHHESAYQLVDEVLTPETQAIVCASDTLALGVIKRLQELQREDVVVTGVGGNDLLSFLFPRVFSIDPGYQSAGKLAANLLISQLLGNSEISHHTQSPIL, encoded by the coding sequence ATGAGCAAAAAACTCACTATTCTTGATATTGCAAAGCTATCCGGTGTTGGTAAGTCAACCGTATCACGCGTTCTGACCAATGATCCAAAAGTGAAACCTGAAACCCGTGAAAGGGTGGAAAGAGTAATTCAAGAATCTGGGTACACGCCTTCAAAGTCTGCGCAATCGATGCGCGGTGGCAGCCAAAAAGTCATCGGCGTGATCATCTCTCGTTTGGACTCTCCCTCAGAAAACAAAGCCGTTAGCACTATGCTGGCTGAGTTGTATCGAGCGGATTACGATGTCGTGATCATGGAAAGCCAACTTGATAGAGATAAAGCCAATGAGCACCTGCAAGTTCTAAAGCGTCGTAACGTTGATGGCATTATTGTATTTGGTTTTACTGACTGCGATATACCTGCAATCGAAGCGTGGGAGCACAAAGCGGTGGTGATTGCTCTGGATACCGAGAACGTGACGTCGATTAACTATGATAACCAGCAGGTGATCAATAGTGCGTTGGCGCATTTATCGGATCAGGGGATCTCAGATGTCGGCTTTATTGGTGTTGATCCTAGCGATAAATCAACCGGTGAGCTGCGTCTTAAGGCTTATCTCGATTGGTGCGAAAGCACTGGAGTGATTGCGAACTATCGTACTGGTCAGCTTCACCATGAAAGTGCTTATCAGCTGGTGGATGAGGTTTTAACTCCCGAGACTCAAGCGATCGTTTGTGCCAGTGACACGCTGGCCCTTGGCGTTATAAAACGTCTGCAAGAGTTACAGCGTGAAGATGTGGTCGTCACGGGCGTTGGTGGCAATGATCTTCTCTCTTTCTTGTTCCCGCGAGTATTTAGCATTGATCCTGGTTACCAATCTGCAGGTAAGTTGGCTGCTAACCTATTGATCTCTCAGCTTTTAGGTAATTCAGAGATCTCTCATCACACCCAATCTCCTATTCTATAA
- the treB gene encoding PTS trehalose transporter subunit IIBC: protein MSKIAKQDVARLIELVGGKENIASVSHCLTRLRFVLNDTEQANKAELEKLKLVKGCFTNAGQFQVVIGTEVDEVYALLIEQTGKEASSKDEAKLAARQNMNFLERGISHLAEIFVPLLPAIITGGLILGFRNVIGDIRMFDGKTLVEISQFWATVHSFLWLIGEAIFFFLPVGVCWATVKKLGGTPILGITLGVTLVSPQLMNAYMIGKSVPEVWDFGLFVIEKVGYQAQVIPAMLAGVALAFIETNLKRIVPAYLYLVVVPFVSIILSVILAHAFIGPFGRMLGDGVAFAAKAAMTGDFAILGSVVFGFLYAPLVITGIHHTTNAVDLQLMQDLGGTPIWPLIALSNIAQASAVVGIIILSKREGERDISVPAAISAYLGVTEPAMYGINLKYKFPMLSAMIGSAVAAAICGSAGVMANGIGVGGLPGILSIQPQYWSIYLVAMLVAIVLPITLTLFFYKRAQSKGELETANA, encoded by the coding sequence ATGAGTAAGATAGCGAAGCAAGACGTTGCGCGTCTTATCGAGTTAGTCGGTGGTAAAGAAAACATTGCGAGTGTCAGCCACTGTCTGACTCGACTGCGTTTTGTATTGAACGATACAGAGCAGGCCAACAAAGCTGAACTCGAAAAACTGAAGCTAGTAAAAGGCTGTTTTACTAACGCAGGCCAATTCCAAGTTGTGATTGGCACTGAAGTTGATGAAGTGTACGCACTTCTGATTGAACAGACAGGTAAAGAGGCATCATCAAAAGATGAGGCGAAGCTGGCTGCTCGTCAAAACATGAACTTCCTTGAACGTGGTATCTCCCATTTAGCCGAAATTTTCGTACCACTGCTGCCTGCCATCATTACTGGTGGTTTGATTCTTGGTTTCCGTAATGTGATTGGCGACATTCGCATGTTCGACGGCAAAACCCTCGTTGAAATCAGTCAATTCTGGGCAACCGTTCACTCTTTCTTATGGTTGATCGGCGAAGCTATTTTCTTCTTCCTACCGGTTGGGGTGTGTTGGGCAACGGTTAAGAAACTCGGCGGAACCCCTATTTTGGGTATCACGCTCGGTGTGACCTTAGTTTCACCACAACTGATGAACGCATACATGATAGGTAAATCGGTACCTGAGGTATGGGATTTTGGACTGTTCGTGATTGAGAAGGTCGGTTACCAGGCTCAGGTGATCCCTGCAATGTTAGCGGGTGTGGCTTTGGCGTTCATTGAAACCAATCTTAAGCGCATCGTCCCAGCTTACTTGTACCTAGTGGTTGTGCCATTTGTATCGATTATTTTGTCTGTGATTCTAGCGCACGCTTTCATTGGCCCATTCGGTCGTATGTTAGGCGATGGTGTGGCATTTGCAGCTAAAGCGGCAATGACAGGTGACTTTGCGATTCTTGGTTCAGTGGTATTTGGCTTCCTTTATGCACCTTTGGTTATCACGGGTATTCACCACACAACCAACGCCGTGGATCTGCAACTGATGCAAGACTTAGGCGGCACACCAATCTGGCCTTTGATTGCACTATCAAACATTGCACAAGCATCGGCAGTAGTCGGCATCATTATCTTGAGTAAGCGTGAAGGTGAACGAGACATCTCGGTTCCTGCGGCAATCTCAGCCTACTTAGGTGTAACAGAGCCTGCGATGTACGGTATTAACCTTAAATACAAATTCCCAATGCTCAGCGCAATGATTGGTAGTGCTGTTGCAGCCGCAATCTGTGGTAGCGCGGGTGTGATGGCGAATGGTATCGGTGTCGGCGGCTTGCCGGGCATCCTATCGATTCAACCGCAATATTGGTCGATTTACCTAGTCGCGATGCTGGTGGCGATAGTATTGCCTATCACGCTAACCCTGTTCTTTTACAAGCGAGCCCAATCCAAGGGTGAGTTAGAAACCGCGAACGCGTAA
- the treC gene encoding alpha,alpha-phosphotrehalase, whose amino-acid sequence MAMTEHDESWWKTATIYQIYPKSFCDSGSKGTGDIKGIISKLDYLKHLSVDAIWLTPVYASPMIDNGYDISDYYAINPQFGTMEDFDLLLSEAHQRGIRIVMDIVVNHTSTEHAWFQSALGDKNSPYRDYYIWKDPVDGQAPTNWQSKFGGNAWELDEATGQYFLHLFAKEQADLNWENPVVREEVKDVISFWAEKGVDGFRLDVINLISKQQDFPNDDIGDGRRFYTDGPRVHEYLKEVSEAVFQKYGSVTVGEMSSTTLEHCQQYSNVDNSELSMVFNFHHLKVDYTNGEKWTNAPFDFLQLKSIFNHWQTGLNGKGWGALFWCNHDQPRVVSRLGDDQQYRVESAKMLAASVHMMQGTPYIYQGEEIGMTNPGYTEISQYRDVESTNMYDIMVNRDGVAHQDMMAILAQKSRDNSRTPMQWNSEPYAGFSQSQPWLDVANNYTEINAEQALEDKDSVFYFYKSLIELRKQVPVITDGSYQDLLPEHSSIFAYARQNEGQTLLCINNYYGEEAECVLPERFDMTKAKSLLSNYQQANTSVALHHQVLRPYETRILLIEG is encoded by the coding sequence ATGGCGATGACTGAACATGATGAAAGCTGGTGGAAAACCGCAACCATCTATCAAATCTACCCAAAGAGCTTCTGCGACAGTGGCAGTAAAGGTACTGGCGACATCAAAGGGATCATTTCGAAACTGGATTACCTCAAACATTTGAGTGTCGATGCGATTTGGCTAACCCCGGTTTACGCATCTCCTATGATCGATAATGGTTACGATATCTCAGACTACTACGCGATTAATCCTCAATTCGGCACTATGGAAGACTTCGACTTATTGCTGTCTGAAGCGCACCAACGTGGTATCCGTATCGTGATGGATATCGTGGTAAACCATACCTCGACAGAGCATGCATGGTTTCAATCTGCTTTGGGCGACAAAAACAGCCCGTACCGCGATTACTATATCTGGAAAGATCCCGTAGATGGCCAAGCACCAACTAACTGGCAGTCTAAGTTCGGTGGTAATGCGTGGGAACTAGATGAGGCGACTGGGCAATACTTTCTACACTTATTCGCCAAAGAACAGGCTGACCTCAACTGGGAGAACCCGGTTGTACGTGAAGAAGTGAAAGACGTTATCAGCTTTTGGGCAGAGAAGGGCGTTGATGGTTTCCGCTTAGATGTGATCAACCTGATTTCGAAGCAGCAAGACTTCCCTAATGATGATATCGGTGATGGTCGTCGTTTCTATACCGATGGTCCACGTGTGCACGAATACCTGAAAGAGGTCAGCGAAGCAGTATTTCAGAAGTACGGTAGCGTGACCGTAGGCGAGATGTCTTCAACCACGTTGGAGCATTGTCAGCAATATTCAAACGTTGATAACAGCGAGCTATCGATGGTGTTTAACTTCCACCACCTTAAGGTCGATTACACCAATGGTGAGAAGTGGACTAATGCTCCGTTTGACTTCTTACAGCTCAAATCGATCTTCAATCACTGGCAAACGGGATTGAACGGAAAAGGTTGGGGCGCACTATTCTGGTGTAACCACGACCAACCAAGAGTCGTGAGTCGCTTAGGCGACGATCAGCAATATCGCGTTGAATCAGCCAAGATGCTTGCCGCTTCTGTTCACATGATGCAAGGCACACCTTATATCTACCAAGGTGAAGAGATTGGCATGACCAACCCTGGCTACACTGAAATTAGCCAGTATCGTGATGTTGAGAGTACCAATATGTACGACATCATGGTGAACCGTGATGGTGTAGCTCATCAAGATATGATGGCGATTTTGGCGCAGAAATCTCGTGATAATTCTCGTACGCCAATGCAATGGAACAGTGAGCCTTACGCAGGCTTTTCACAATCACAGCCATGGTTGGATGTTGCGAATAACTACACTGAGATCAACGCCGAGCAAGCACTGGAAGACAAAGACTCTGTTTTCTATTTCTATAAGAGTTTGATTGAGTTACGTAAACAAGTGCCAGTGATTACGGATGGCAGTTATCAAGACCTACTGCCTGAGCACTCATCAATTTTTGCGTATGCACGTCAGAACGAAGGGCAGACTTTGCTGTGTATTAACAACTATTATGGTGAAGAGGCAGAATGCGTTTTACCGGAACGTTTTGATATGACTAAGGCGAAGAGTTTGTTGTCTAACTATCAACAAGCGAACACTTCAGTTGCATTACATCATCAAGTGTTACGTCCTTACGAGACTCGTATTCTCTTGATTGAAGGTTAA
- a CDS encoding winged helix-turn-helix domain-containing protein, producing MQDYLSSAKDQQASIYIEGLEFNPNTRVLSCDEQVIDLEPRSIELLELFLTSVGEPLAAEHIIESVWQSNFISKNVLTNRISTLRSVLQKHLPNSDATKILVTYPRKGYFLNPSSVSFAAASPDTEADDTAIESPTSQKGFSSNLVNPWLVVVSLVLLISTAVLGYMLWQSSTRASEVERDQRLIPKVELLLNRVDAIGDNSRKYRKVVKALILQQQIEYAYTDLANQDAPSYFLDPIDSSPFFPGAKNMRTSDYLLNIQLKDQEVDKRLVAKISLIYPNSGKLAFGGVYSIDVNNISSSVMEINRELANYFALPAPLSPEWSVDNTEVSELLSGKTITFDGIKLNTMTSTLIARQLALFETDQKKLIAFTNLVQTRFKLLPDELKLWVGIIHFKLRDLQTAKELLTNTSGNSTIENALVYMMVSHIAYKQGNMEKFRLNYMESLVALLRVVPSEDLFARLSKPESKSTCLQPWKSLKLSVKEPLIIKQWEKLMLNYCTAVGQQFSKGKEKPFKINNLNIN from the coding sequence ATGCAAGATTACCTCTCTAGCGCCAAAGACCAACAAGCCTCTATTTATATTGAAGGCTTGGAATTCAACCCCAACACACGAGTCTTAAGTTGCGACGAGCAGGTCATCGATTTAGAACCTCGTTCTATTGAATTACTCGAACTGTTTCTGACTAGCGTGGGTGAACCGCTCGCTGCTGAGCACATCATTGAATCTGTATGGCAAAGTAACTTCATTTCTAAAAATGTTCTGACAAACCGAATCAGTACCTTACGTTCAGTACTTCAAAAACACCTACCAAATAGCGACGCGACCAAAATACTGGTGACTTACCCACGCAAGGGTTACTTCCTTAACCCAAGTTCGGTTAGCTTTGCTGCGGCTTCCCCTGATACCGAAGCGGATGATACCGCCATAGAATCTCCAACCAGTCAAAAAGGATTTAGCTCCAATCTAGTTAATCCTTGGCTTGTTGTGGTGTCTTTGGTTTTGCTGATCAGCACAGCGGTATTGGGCTACATGCTTTGGCAATCTTCGACTCGTGCTTCTGAAGTCGAACGCGATCAACGATTGATTCCTAAGGTCGAACTTCTCCTGAATCGAGTGGATGCCATTGGCGATAATTCCAGAAAATACCGAAAAGTCGTAAAAGCATTAATACTTCAACAGCAGATTGAGTACGCCTACACCGATCTTGCTAACCAAGATGCGCCAAGCTACTTCCTTGACCCTATAGATAGCTCTCCCTTCTTTCCGGGCGCAAAGAACATGCGTACCAGTGATTACCTGCTTAACATTCAGCTGAAGGATCAAGAAGTAGATAAACGCCTTGTCGCTAAAATAAGCCTGATTTACCCAAACTCAGGGAAGTTGGCGTTTGGTGGGGTTTACTCTATTGATGTTAATAACATCAGCAGCAGCGTTATGGAGATCAACCGAGAGTTGGCTAACTACTTTGCTCTGCCCGCACCATTGTCGCCAGAATGGTCCGTCGACAATACCGAAGTCAGTGAATTGCTGAGTGGAAAAACCATCACGTTTGATGGCATCAAGCTCAACACCATGACGTCTACTCTGATTGCACGACAACTTGCTCTATTTGAAACGGATCAAAAGAAGCTCATTGCGTTCACCAATCTTGTTCAAACTCGATTTAAGTTACTACCGGACGAACTCAAACTTTGGGTTGGTATCATTCATTTCAAACTGAGAGACCTGCAAACCGCAAAAGAACTTCTGACCAATACCTCAGGAAACTCTACGATCGAAAATGCGTTGGTTTATATGATGGTTTCTCACATTGCTTATAAGCAAGGCAACATGGAGAAGTTCCGCCTTAACTACATGGAGTCTCTGGTTGCGTTATTGAGAGTGGTTCCATCCGAAGATCTATTCGCTCGACTATCTAAACCTGAATCCAAATCGACCTGCCTACAACCTTGGAAGAGCTTAAAGCTAAGCGTTAAAGAGCCTTTAATCATAAAGCAGTGGGAAAAGTTAATGCTTAACTACTGCACCGCTGTCGGGCAACAGTTCTCAAAGGGTAAAGAAAAACCCTTTAAAATAAACAACTTAAATATAAATTAA
- a CDS encoding YitT family protein, with product MEKHSRKEDWVAILTGTFLVALGVFFLQSANLLTGGTTGLALLLSQFLPVTFGILYFVANCPFYLLAWKRFGRSFAISSAISGALVSVFADHLYLVISLEVHNEIYCAVAGGLLMGLGMLILFRHRSSLGGFNVLCLFIQDRYGISVGKTQMGIDACILFASFFFVSPWVIAVSVLGTAVLNIVLAMNHKPTRYSVNYAS from the coding sequence ATGGAAAAACACTCACGTAAAGAAGATTGGGTAGCGATTCTCACTGGCACGTTTTTAGTGGCGTTAGGCGTCTTCTTTTTACAGTCAGCGAACTTGCTTACCGGTGGTACTACTGGCTTGGCTCTGCTTTTGAGTCAATTTTTGCCTGTAACCTTTGGTATTTTGTACTTTGTTGCCAATTGCCCGTTCTACTTATTAGCATGGAAACGATTTGGCCGTAGCTTTGCTATTAGCAGTGCGATTTCTGGTGCTTTAGTATCTGTGTTTGCCGATCATTTATACTTAGTTATCTCGCTAGAAGTTCATAACGAGATCTATTGTGCTGTTGCCGGCGGCTTATTAATGGGCTTAGGTATGCTAATCCTATTCCGTCACCGCTCAAGTCTGGGTGGCTTCAACGTACTGTGCTTGTTTATCCAAGACCGCTACGGTATCTCGGTAGGCAAAACTCAAATGGGTATTGATGCGTGTATTCTGTTTGCATCGTTCTTCTTTGTGTCACCTTGGGTCATTGCCGTATCTGTATTAGGCACCGCAGTATTGAACATCGTATTGGCAATGAACCACAAACCAACTCGCTACTCAGTGAATTACGCGTCTTAA
- the glyA gene encoding serine hydroxymethyltransferase, producing the protein MLKRDMNIADYDADLFAAIQEETLRQEEHIELIASENYTSPRVMEAQGSQLTNKYAEGYPGKRYYGGCEYVDKVETLAIERACELFGAQYANVQPHSGSQANNAVYMALLNAGDTVLGMSLAHGGHLTHGSPVNFSGKLYNIIPYGIDEAGQIDYEEMEALAIEHKPKMIIGGFSAYSQVCDWKRMREIADKVGAYFFVDMAHVAGLIAAGVYPNPVPHAHVVTTTTHKTLAGPRGGLILSNEGEDLYKKLNSAVFPGGQGGPLMHVIAGKAVAFKEALEPEFKEYQARVVANAKAMVAEFLARGYNIVSGSTENHLFLVDLIDKDITGKEADAALGAANITVNKNSVPNDPRSPFVTSGIRIGSPSITRRGFSEADAKELAGWICDILDNMGDESVIEATKAKVLEICKRLPVYA; encoded by the coding sequence ATGCTTAAGCGTGACATGAACATTGCTGATTACGATGCGGATCTATTCGCAGCTATCCAAGAAGAAACTCTTCGTCAGGAAGAGCACATCGAACTTATCGCTTCAGAAAACTACACAAGCCCACGTGTAATGGAAGCTCAAGGTTCTCAACTTACAAACAAATACGCTGAAGGCTACCCAGGTAAGCGTTACTACGGTGGTTGTGAGTACGTAGATAAAGTTGAAACTCTAGCAATCGAACGTGCATGTGAACTGTTTGGCGCTCAATACGCAAACGTACAACCTCACTCAGGTTCTCAAGCAAACAACGCTGTATACATGGCACTACTGAATGCTGGCGATACTGTTTTAGGCATGAGCCTTGCACACGGTGGTCACCTAACTCACGGCTCTCCAGTAAACTTCTCTGGTAAGCTATACAACATCATCCCTTACGGTATCGATGAAGCAGGTCAAATCGATTACGAAGAGATGGAAGCGTTAGCTATCGAGCACAAACCTAAGATGATCATCGGTGGTTTCTCAGCTTACTCTCAAGTTTGTGATTGGAAGCGCATGCGTGAAATCGCTGACAAAGTAGGTGCTTACTTCTTCGTAGATATGGCTCACGTTGCTGGTCTAATCGCTGCAGGTGTTTACCCGAACCCAGTTCCACATGCTCACGTTGTAACAACGACAACGCACAAAACGCTTGCTGGTCCTCGTGGTGGTCTTATCCTTTCTAACGAAGGCGAAGATCTTTACAAGAAACTAAACTCAGCAGTATTCCCAGGCGGCCAAGGTGGTCCTCTAATGCACGTTATCGCTGGTAAAGCAGTAGCGTTCAAAGAAGCTCTAGAGCCAGAGTTCAAAGAATATCAAGCTCGCGTAGTTGCTAACGCAAAAGCAATGGTTGCTGAATTCCTAGCACGCGGTTACAACATCGTTTCAGGTTCTACAGAGAACCACCTGTTCCTAGTTGACCTAATCGACAAAGACATCACAGGTAAAGAAGCAGATGCAGCACTAGGTGCAGCGAACATCACTGTGAATAAGAACTCAGTACCAAACGATCCACGTAGCCCGTTCGTTACTTCAGGTATCCGTATCGGTTCTCCTTCTATTACTCGTCGCGGTTTCTCAGAAGCAGACGCGAAAGAGCTAGCAGGTTGGATCTGTGACATCCTTGATAACATGGGCGATGAGTCTGTTATCGAAGCAACGAAAGCAAAAGTATTAGAAATTTGTAAGCGTCTACCGGTTTACGCTTAA
- a CDS encoding DUF4250 domain-containing protein: MNLANFEKMDPVMLMSIVNMKLRDDFGGDLDRVVNFYEIDKAALIAKLASAGFEFLPEAKQFR, translated from the coding sequence ATGAACCTCGCTAATTTTGAAAAAATGGATCCTGTAATGTTGATGAGTATCGTCAACATGAAGCTACGTGACGACTTCGGTGGTGATTTGGATCGAGTGGTCAACTTCTACGAGATCGACAAAGCAGCATTGATCGCTAAACTTGCGTCTGCTGGTTTTGAGTTCCTTCCAGAAGCCAAACAGTTTCGATAG
- a CDS encoding YaeP family protein → MKVYDCCDLVRELYSQIGSGDQGYIPKAITCAVKTLNDLAADESLPKEARERAAFAAANLLISDFED, encoded by the coding sequence ATGAAAGTATACGATTGTTGTGATTTGGTGCGTGAACTGTATTCTCAAATTGGCAGTGGCGACCAAGGCTATATCCCTAAAGCGATCACCTGCGCGGTAAAAACATTGAATGACCTTGCTGCAGATGAATCTCTTCCTAAAGAAGCGCGTGAGCGTGCAGCATTTGCCGCTGCAAACCTACTGATCTCAGATTTCGAGGACTAA
- a CDS encoding tellurite resistance TerB family protein, protein MDIKSLLNQALKSDLVKQGTQKLSQGSSSLSGLSQGSNGKSSSKSTLGAFGAGAVGGGLLGALMGSKKTKKMGKKAAGIGGAAALGALAYKVYNDYQSKQGQAPNAEQAQFDENDSNHSVLILRSMIAASKADGHVDEEEMAKIEQAVENMGADYQLTKLVSEELHKPLDPSEIAQLATSPQQASEIYLASLIVADEQNFMEKAYLKELAKQLNLADEVTYQLEQQISG, encoded by the coding sequence ATGGATATCAAAAGCTTACTGAACCAAGCACTTAAATCAGATCTCGTAAAACAAGGCACTCAGAAACTTTCACAAGGGTCTTCAAGTTTAAGTGGCCTTTCTCAAGGCAGCAATGGCAAGAGTAGCAGTAAAAGTACGCTCGGAGCCTTCGGTGCAGGCGCAGTTGGCGGCGGACTGTTAGGTGCGTTAATGGGCTCTAAGAAAACCAAGAAAATGGGTAAGAAAGCCGCTGGTATTGGTGGCGCAGCAGCACTTGGCGCTCTCGCTTATAAGGTCTACAACGACTATCAGTCTAAACAAGGCCAAGCACCTAATGCCGAACAAGCTCAATTTGATGAGAACGACTCAAACCATAGCGTGCTGATTCTCAGATCGATGATTGCAGCGTCCAAAGCCGATGGTCATGTTGATGAAGAAGAGATGGCCAAGATTGAGCAAGCCGTCGAAAACATGGGTGCCGATTATCAACTGACTAAATTGGTCTCTGAAGAACTGCACAAACCGCTCGATCCAAGCGAAATCGCTCAGCTCGCGACCTCACCTCAACAAGCGAGTGAGATCTATTTAGCGTCTTTGATTGTAGCGGATGAACAAAACTTCATGGAGAAGGCCTACCTCAAAGAGTTAGCCAAGCAACTCAACCTTGCTGATGAAGTTACTTATCAACTTGAACAGCAAATATCAGGTTAA
- a CDS encoding proline--tRNA ligase, with product MRTSNYLLSTLKETPNDAEVISHQLMLRAGMIRKLASGLYTWLPTGLRVLRKVENIVRQEIDNAGAVEILMPVVQPFELWEETGRSEKMGPELLRFTDRHSRPFVLSPTAEEVVTSLVRNEISSYKQLPLNLYQIQTKFRDERRPRFGVMRAREFSMMDAYSFDIDKEGLEKSYQAMHDAYCKAFDRMGLEYRPVLADSGAIGGSGSQEFHVLAESGEDLIAFSSESDYAANIEKAEALAPTTEAAAPTQEMELVDTPNAKTIAELVEQHGLAIEKTVKTLFVKASDEVEADIIALIIRGDHELNEVKAENLPQVASPLEMASEEEIRALVGAGPGSLGPVGLELPFIVDRSVAVMSDFGAGANVDGKHYFGINWGRDVELAQVEDLRNVVEGDLSPCGQGTIQLKRGIEVGHIFQLGNTYSKAMNCNVLGPDGKSVILEMGCYGIGVSRVVASAIEQNHDKFGITWPDALAPFQVAIVPMNMHKSERVKEAAEKLYAELTAMGIEVLFDDRKERPGVMFKDIELVGIPHTIVIGDRSMDEGNFEYKNRRTGDKEAIAMDTVIEHLKAQLA from the coding sequence ATGCGTACCAGTAACTACCTTCTTTCTACTCTGAAAGAGACTCCAAACGACGCAGAAGTTATCAGCCACCAGCTGATGCTACGTGCAGGTATGATCCGTAAGCTAGCTTCAGGTTTATATACTTGGCTACCTACTGGTCTACGTGTACTGCGTAAAGTCGAAAATATCGTTCGCCAAGAGATCGATAATGCAGGTGCCGTTGAAATCTTGATGCCCGTAGTTCAACCGTTTGAGCTTTGGGAAGAGACTGGCCGTTCTGAAAAGATGGGTCCTGAGCTACTTCGTTTCACAGACCGTCACTCTCGCCCGTTTGTTCTTAGCCCAACAGCTGAAGAAGTGGTAACGAGCCTAGTACGTAACGAGATCAGCTCTTACAAACAGCTACCTCTAAACCTGTACCAAATCCAGACTAAATTCCGTGATGAGCGCCGCCCTCGTTTTGGCGTAATGCGTGCACGTGAATTCTCTATGATGGATGCGTACAGCTTTGATATCGATAAAGAAGGCTTAGAAAAGTCTTACCAAGCGATGCACGATGCTTACTGTAAAGCATTCGACCGCATGGGCCTTGAGTACCGTCCAGTATTGGCAGACTCTGGCGCAATCGGCGGCAGCGGCTCTCAAGAATTCCACGTTCTTGCTGAAAGCGGCGAAGACCTAATCGCATTCTCTTCAGAATCTGATTACGCAGCGAACATTGAGAAAGCAGAAGCACTAGCTCCAACGACTGAAGCGGCAGCGCCAACTCAAGAGATGGAACTGGTTGATACGCCAAACGCAAAAACAATCGCAGAATTGGTAGAGCAACACGGTCTAGCAATCGAGAAGACTGTTAAGACTCTATTCGTTAAAGCATCTGATGAGGTAGAAGCAGATATCATTGCTCTTATCATCCGTGGTGACCACGAACTGAACGAAGTGAAAGCAGAAAACCTTCCACAGGTTGCTTCTCCACTAGAGATGGCTTCTGAAGAAGAAATCCGTGCACTTGTTGGCGCTGGTCCTGGTTCACTAGGCCCTGTTGGCCTAGAGCTACCATTCATCGTTGACCGTTCTGTTGCTGTAATGAGTGACTTCGGCGCTGGCGCAAACGTAGACGGTAAGCACTACTTCGGCATCAACTGGGGTCGTGACGTTGAACTTGCTCAAGTTGAAGACCTACGTAACGTTGTTGAAGGCGACCTTAGCCCATGTGGTCAAGGTACTATTCAGCTTAAGCGTGGTATCGAAGTTGGTCACATCTTCCAACTAGGTAATACTTACTCTAAAGCAATGAACTGTAACGTGCTTGGTCCTGATGGTAAGAGCGTAATCCTAGAAATGGGTTGTTACGGTATCGGTGTTTCACGTGTTGTTGCATCTGCTATCGAGCAAAACCACGATAAATTCGGTATCACTTGGCCAGACGCACTAGCGCCGTTCCAAGTTGCTATCGTACCAATGAACATGCACAAATCTGAGCGCGTTAAAGAAGCAGCTGAGAAGCTATACGCTGAATTAACAGCTATGGGTATCGAAGTACTATTCGATGACCGTAAAGAACGCCCAGGTGTTATGTTTAAAGATATCGAGCTAGTGGGTATCCCTCACACTATCGTTATCGGCGATCGCAGCATGGACGAAGGTAACTTCGAATACAAAAACCGTCGTACTGGTGATAAAGAAGCTATCGCAATGGACACGGTTATCGAGCACCTTAAGGCTCAACTAGCTTAG